The window GTTACAACAAGGCCACAAAGTAATATCCATCTGCAATATCCTGCCAGCTTTTTGTGAAAGCATCTCACTCTGGCTGAGCCCGACTCAACAGGAACAGGATGCCATCAACGTTCATAGTGCTCTAGATACTTTTACAGCTGCAGGTTGTACAGTGTGTATGTTGCTGCAAGCTGCAGCGTTAATCCCACAGGTTTAACCCCCTGTGTGAACTGACACAGTTGAGATTTTTGTGCCAGGTTACGCCTCAGCACATCATCCTAATGTCAGTGTGAAGTTGGACAAACACATACTGAACATGCTGAGACTGTAAAGATGTCTGTTGTTACTTACACTTCCCGGTTAAGACGTCTCCCTATGTGCTCATGTGACCGAGCAAAGTCCTGCCATCTTCAGACAGACCACATCAGATACATCacacctgtttgtttttgttttttcaggagGTACTGTATGTAATTTGCTAGAAATGAACCCACCTCCTTTCTCGGTTTGGTCACAGTAGCTTCTTCTGATGTAAGGAATAGGTTCTGCATCCGGTGCATGTAGAGTCAGTCAAAGTATTTATGTGGTTTTACTGTAACAGTATTGTCACATgctctttctcttctgttttaagAATCTCTAGTAATTCACATTAGTCAAGTGTCAAGCTCCTACCAGGTGGAGTGATTTCTATCTCATTTCAGTTGAATTGTGGTTATGTTTAATATCAGAGTAGGTTGTCTTTCCCAAAGGCTTCcgccttttttaaaaaaattatagatttaatgtttattaataaacattaataatTTGGTCGTCATCAAATGTTTTGTAgtagtttgtcattttaacatcAAATGTTTCTCTCTTTATCTATCAAGGATTCAATGGCATACACGGAAATTGGGTTGAGTCTGTCTTATGTTTCTACGGAGTAGACCTAAACTTTTTCTGTGTACCCAGCACACTGTCACCCACCTCTcatttgtcttctgtttttttttttagaggccAGTGTAATGAAGATAAAGAGGCTCTGCAAGTTCTGTGATGTTCAAGCAACCAGCTGCACAGGCAAAGGGAGCTGTAAGGTTGAGTGTACCATCACAGCCATTTGCCCTAATGATgaagatgtgtgtgtcagtatttgGTAAGTGTCCACGAACATGAACATGATAGCTGGGTTTCCTAATCACATTCCTACTGTATAGGCCTTTATTGCATTCATCTATTATATATCTATTATGTATAACAAAGGGCAATAGACACACTTCACAGGAGGTTCAGTTACACTGAAATGAATCAGATCGCCATCATTTCCTAAAGTGTATTTGTTGAAAGGACCTTTTGATTTGAACATTTTGTCAGTCAGCATTCTGCTAAAGACAGCTGGCAGGATTATGACAGCACATGAGCGCCTAACTACCTATCAGCACAGAATCTGACTCTGAATGTGCAAAGCAGCAGGAAgtagatttgtgtttgtgttaaaagcTTAAGGCTGTTTGTCATTATATTAGAAATGTTGTGGTCATGTTATGAGCTGATGCTAGCAGAAAGCTAATGGCACATGGACAGCAGCACTCTCATAATGGCACACCAGTTCTGCTCAGCAGGGAaccaaaattttaaaatgtatttctgtccATGTTCAGggttttatttcttgtttcctgtttgtaatACTGATTTAAAATCTCACTGTTTGTAATTGTGGCCTCTGTGTTGCAATCATTTACATATTGCTGAGGCTTTGGTTTGCTGGAAGAAACAAATCTGGCACTTACAATTGCCACTTCATCACTGTATGACTGAGAAACTGTAGACCTGCCATCATCAACTTGTTAAATGATAATATATAGCTCTGAAAAGTGAACATCATCGCCAGAAGAGGTGCCAAAAGACTGCAATCAAACGTAACCCTGTAAATGGCagcattttctctgtgttttctcttttccaggAGGAAAAAAGATGACAATGTCACATTTGATACAGTTTGCCATCACCCAGCTCAGAAGCTGTATGGCCTAGTCCTGGAGGATTACAACAACAGCAAGTGTGAGATGAAGGAAAGAAAGGGCATGGGCACACAGTTCTTCATCTGTTCTTGCTCTGAGGACGAGTGCAATGAGAACGTCTTGTTTAACCAAAGTAAGTCAAAGCTTcgttgtttttagtttttgttttgtttgtttggccaCTTGGGCACAGAGGAACAGACTGTAACTGTAACAAACATCATACTGTTATTGCAAACATTAGCCACATTCATTTGGAGTCTTATGACTTGGTGAATTTATGACCAAAATGTATTCCCTTTCCTTTTCATCTCTTGTCTTGTCTCCATACATTCTTGAGAGAGACATCTAGCTTTTTAAATACTAAattatgttcaccagctagtcaaAACATTCCCTGTCCGCATTGCTTTTAGTTGCATAAAGTTAAAAGTGCCGTCttactgcattttgtattaGAGCTTTTATCTAAAAAGGGGGGCAACTGTGCATTAACACTGTCTTAATATGTAAGATGTCCGACTTTATGATCTTACATCTGAACAACATAACCGGGTAACGTCATAGTCTTAGTCAGCCTAATATTATTATGCCATTTCCTACCAGATTGTCATGTAAAGCATCATGCATGAACGCTAACATGTGTGCAATGTAATGCTCTCCAGATACATAATTAAGAACAGGTTTTTCAGACATTGGCTTGTAGACTCCAGTTACAACGTTGGTCCTGGAATCAAATGTATTGTGACTACAGCATCCAGGCAATAATAACACCAAGGTACATTTCCGAGACCTGGCTCTGCACAGAGAGCCAAATTAAAAGCATCTGCACAGTGTAGACCACGTCATGGAAATACATTCGCTCACTGCTTAACTTTGTCTGTGAGACAATACTAGTACACTAGTATTACACTAATTCAGatttgaagaagaagaattactttattaatccccaaggggaaattcaattgttacagcaattattaaatttgagattatttaaattatattgataaatagtaattcataaagtaaagttaataaagtaattaactaattatttatttgggggggggttgtgtgtgcgtgtgcgtacatgcgtgtgtgtgtgtgtgtgtgtgtgtgtgtgtgtgtgtgtgcgtgtgtgtgtgcgttattgtttatattgaggaattattGAATCTTATGGTCGTGGACACgaaagacttcctgaatctcagtcttggctttagggggaattagtcagtgtctgaatgaacttcccattcgccacagttcctcatgaagtgcgTGGGCAGGACTGTCCAGTATgcagttgattttgtccaccatcctcttctctgccacagcctccagactgtccggttccagtccaacaacagattttgccttcctgatcaacttatttagtctgttggcctcaccagccttgatgccacctccccagcacacaactgcaaagaacagtgcactcgctactacagactgatagaacatcttcagcaGCTTattgcacacaccaaaggaacagagtctcctgaggaagaacagtctgctctgtcctttcttgaagagtgcatgtgtattgtttgaccagtccaatTTATTGTTAATGTGGaatccaaggtatttgtaggagtccacaatctctacttcgtctccaaggatggagacagggactggggtcttcctgctcctcctaaagtccaccactagttctctggttttcttgatattgagctttagacagttgtttttacaccaatcaacaaagctttttatcaagtgtctgtactcctcatcgttattattaatgatgcatccaatgattgatTCTTTATTTGTTACTGTGGTTGGTGACCAGTGTCTCATTGCTCGAAGCATGAGCTTCGACGTAGTGTATTATTTTTCCCAAGAAAACAAATCTCAAAGCATAAGTTTGAACCGATACTAGATGGTTTTTCACATACCAGCTAAAATATGTCCAGAGTTTCCATAGTAACTTCACAGTAAATTTTCATTTCACACCATTGTTCTGCCATGACAAGTGAGATAATGGTGTTTGTCACTGTATTTTcagaaatacatttacaaaagcTTTTGGGAATGGCAAAAGTGATGCAAAAGAAGACTCAGCATGTTCCTTTCTAGCTTTATCCCTATGCTCAcagtcttcatgctaagctaactgatgTTTCATTGATTTTCTTGTCAAACTATTGGCACAAAAGTGAATGATTATTTCCCAAGATGTCAACCTATTCATTTAAATAGCTCTTTAGaacaaatttttttatttacagtaaataaactcAAAGGTTTTAACAAGCTGGGGATTCTTTAAATCAAACATTACTATGTCACTTACACATTTTCTTCAGAACATATAGTATTTTCTACTGTAAGCAAGGATTTTAACCAAAGCTGTCTGAAAAAGTCCAGTGGGCACAGTGACAGGTTTGTTGTGTGAAATAGCTTCTCACTCTGTGAAAGTCAAAACAAACTGGTTGGGGCCATGTTGAGGATTTCAGACATGTGGTTTCCTgttgagaaaaaagaaatagagagagagccAGGGGACTTGAGTGGGCAGTCATCTAGATTCCTTCCCCATTCATCCTTTTCCCTTATTTCAACTGCATTTGCTCCTCACAACTACGCTTACCtctaaaatctgttttgtttgtttttttgtttgtttgtttgtttgtttttttagttcaCTCTTACAATTTTATGAAAGGTGAGAATAATCTGCTTTGGAATCATTACTGTCTCACAATTGCAATCACAATCTTCAActagatttgaaaaaaaatgaagttctGTAAAATCTGGTAACTTTAAAATGGAAGATGGGTGGGAAAGTCGTGTGGCACCTGGAAAAACTAGACAAGACTACATATAAATGATTAAATTCACAACTCATCAAACTATGGGCCGTTTGGGCTTTTCTTGTTCAGTATGCTGTGTCTGGTGATATACTTTTTATAGGTCTTATTTTATGACTGCAATTTGAGAAACAGCACAAGAAAAACTTTTACTGTTTGCCAAAACCAAAGCAGCTGCCAGACACACCAGCTCCTAAATTACAAGACTCAGAGATACACTATAAAGAGACGCAATATGTGGTTGACTGGGTTAGGGCTTGAAGCAGTTTTCAATTGGGGCCCAGACACTAACTTTAGCTTTCTTATGCTTTTAGACATTCCACAGGAGAGGGTTAGGTTCCTGTTCTCCTGTTTTGAGAATAATACTTAGCTAGATGGTTGCTAGCTGCATTTTGCATGTGGAGACAAGGTTGATGAGGGTGGTGAAAGAAATACGAACAGTAATGACCCAGGTCCTAAAACGACAACAGTGTACTGAACGATGCAAATATAATGTACAGGGTTTTTGttgttaatattaaataataactagtgcagctttaaactCAAGCATATGCATGTGGGAATCTTTATCTTCCCTATTTCTCCTTTTGGTCCTTCAGACATGGAGTCCCAGGTGGTAGCTGTCATCTTAGTCAGCCTGGTGCCACTACTGGTCATGGCCATTTTCATCATCACCTTTTTCTACTGCTATCGGGTCTACTGGCAGCGCCAAGCCAGGCCCGGGCGCAAGAAGGTTCCTCCACTGGACTTcagtgaggatgatgaagatgacgAAGGTTCAGAGAGCAGCTCCACACATGCCAACAACCTCAACCacaacactgagctgctgcccATCGAACTGGATGTTCAGGTTGGGAAAGGACGCTTTGCAGAAGTTTACAAAGCTAAACTGAAGCAAGGCTCCTCAGTCAGCGAGGAGCAGGGCTTTGAGACAGTGGCCATTAAGATTTTCCCATGCGAGGAGTATACCTCCTGGAAAAATGAGAAGGATATTTTCTCAGATGCAGACCTGAGACATGAAAATGTGCTTCACTTCCtgacagcagaggagaggaaggtgCAGGCGTCTGGAAGGAGACAGTACTGGCTAATCACAGCATACCAACCAAGAGGCAATCTTCAGGAGTACCTGACTCATCATGTTATCAATTGGCATGACCTGTGGCTGCTAGGGAGTTCTCTAGCCCGTGGCGTCGCACACCTTCACAGTGACCGTACCCCCTGCGGTCGTTACAAGGTGCCAATCGCACACAGGGACATTAAAAGTTCCAACATACTGGTGAAAAGTGACCTGACGTGCTGCCTGTGTGACTTTGGCCTTGCACTGCGCCTGGACAACAGTCTGTCTGTGGATGAGCTGGCCAATAGTGGACAggtaacatttttaattgtatttggGAGTTTTATTTCGTTTCACTTGGCTTTTACTTAAAAATTCATTTGTGTTATTATTTGTGCTGGCCACCCCAGAGAGAGGGCATAATGAGCTCTGCCACATATATTTCTTCAGAGATACTTATCACCTCGAAAAATGCCATGCTATCAATTAAACTTCTCATTTTTGATCCTCACTCAAGGACATCATCTCTGAATATTTGACAGTGTTTTGATCCTGACGCCATTTGGATAATGCTGATGGATATATTGCCTTTGGTTGTGATTTTAGAATAATCACAagacaaacaggtttgattgatTCTTAATTGACTCATTACAATAATGTCACATACCAGAGGTATATTAGACTCTGTTatgaaaatgattaattatGAAAAGGCCTCAACCTTTGCTGTGCAGCACACCTAATGCATTGTAATGCTTTTAATGCATTTGGAGGAAGTGccagtgaacacatttttcaagGCCGTAATTATGTGAAGACAAGGGTGTTGTTGAGCTTAGAGCTGCTTTAAATATTAAACGTGTGATATGCCATctcaaaacagcacaaaattaTTAACTGCCACTTGATTAATGCTGGTAAGTAACTCTTATTGCTACAGTGTTCTACTTAGCTAGGCATTTTCCACTAAACTATGTCACTAATGTGCTGTTTACCAGGTCCCGTTATCTGTAGCAGCCTGTTTAAGCCATGCAAACAATTATACATTAATATCACCAGTGATATCAGAGGTTTTAGTGACATAGAAATGTATTTCCCAATCTCTGCATTTTCCCAGGTGGGTACAGCCAGATACATGGCCCCAGAGGTATTGGAATCCAGAATCAACCTAGAAAACATTGAGTCTTTCAAACAGGCTGATGTTTACTCCATGGCTCTAGTACTGTGGGAGATCATCTCCAGGTGTAGTGCAATTGGAGGTAAGTTGATGACGTGCTGTTGATCACTGTACAGCTGACCCTCTAAAAACATTTAAGGCTCTTTGGATATTGAAAACACTGCATATATACATCTGTTAATGAGCTTCACTGTAGGTCACAATCACAGAGTTTAGGATTGCAAAAAGAGCTGATGTGATGTTTTAGACTTATTTACATTCTAGTGTAGAGTCGCTCATAGAGTCTCTTATTTGTAAAGCAAGTAGGGAAACCTTTAGCTTCGATTACCATAAATACTAGTACTACTACAACTTGACATACATGAGagtatttattttctcctgcaattctcagcaagaaaggttaaactattcctttaaacaGTGTTCCACGTTTTCACCCTCGTACACACCTCTGAGTTTGTCTGAGTTTTGATCATGGTCAATTTTGTTTGGTGTGCACCTGCTTTACTCATGATATTTGTTTCTGTGCCAATAATGTGATGCTCACAATGTCCACACAGCAAACATTGCCTGCGACCTTTAGTTAATACTAGAGATAACTGCATTTTTCTTGGTAAATTAGCCAGGGTCTTGAGTGAAATGGAAATCAATAGGAGCACTGATTGATGAAATTCCCTTTGTTGACTGTGTAAATAGCCTCAGAAATATTGTAAGAAGAAAAACTGCCTCCACAGCTGGCTTGACCTCTAAAAAATTTGACTTTTCCAATTAGGGGCACATTGAGCAACTCCACCTTGAGTTCACTCACTAGATGTTGTGACAGCagataatgtatgtgtgtgtcatccaTGGCCCATTAATCAATGTGGGAACAAAATCTGTGTCAAACACACAATCCATCTTATAGAAGTCTCAAGGATCAGCCGTCACTTTACTAATCTACCGTTACTTGTGTTTGTCATTCTGTAGCAAAAACAAGGACAGGATATGTGCAAATAGAAATGGGTGATTATCTGAAGGCAAACCACATCGCAGTATTTCATGTCGACAGTCAGTCGTTTGTTTTCACTTCCCTTTAGTGTCTCTGTGGTccagtttgtttctgtgactGCTCCTGTCTCCATTGTGTCAGAACAGTGATTGAAAGCCAGGTTTGAGCATGAACGCTTCCACTTTGGCGTCTTCCTGTTTTGCCCTCATGATCCCCCCAAGGGgctttcttgtgttttgtgcagTTATCCTGCTCAAGAGTGGTCTGCAGAAAAAACATGGCCAAGTGACCCACAATgtcctttgcttttctttcccaATAGCAGGAATACATGTGGCCTGTGGATAcacctttaaaaagaaaatagactAGTTCCTGCACAGTCCCAAGGTACACTGCTTTTAGTGTGAAGTTAACTTTGTAAGGATGGATGTCTTATTTATATGAGGATGTTTTGTGGCTAAAGTCTCCTGAGAGCAGGTCAGACAGGATACATGTTGGAACTTACTGGCTAAATGAATCCATGCTTGCTGGATAAGGGTTAGTGTGGCTTCACAAGTGTGGTTTCCTCTTCAAGGGGCTTGAGGGACAAATGCTTTATTGATCCCATTTATTCTCCTCATATCGTTCCTTTGTTGCTTTCATTTATAGTTAGTTCTAGATGAACAATATACATGGTAGCAAACTTtgtttaaaacagtttaaacacattttctaaacatCTTTGTATCTAAAGCCAAATCTCCTGAGTCAGCACATGTGCAGAGGTTCATGCAGTGGCCTTCAAAAATGAAGAGTTTCTATTGGCAGGAGGGTTTATAAATGCCATTTGATGATATTCCAACAAGTAAAAACTCAAAGTGAGGAAAAGGACAAATTATGACCCTTTTGGCTTTCTCTACATTTCTCGCAGGTAAGATAACAGTTAATTATGCTCCCACTGCATGGCGACTGTTGTAGATAGCCATCCAGCTTTACTCATgccatcacagacacacagagtgGACAGTGTTGTGTAGATTTACTGGAGAAAGGGGAAGCAGAGGGGTTCCCATCCCACCCACCCTTGGACCAGAATAGAAAGTTAAActaaaagcagctgtgtttttctcACAAGTCTTCAAGACGAGCAGATATGTGGAATCTGTACTTCATTAAGCCAAAAACCTAGGGAGATGTTCTCATGGTGAAAGGTTAAAACGCTGTACAAACCCAGAAAGCTTGCTACTTTTATACACCCTGAGGAAGGTGGAAAAAATAAGCTGAACAAATGATATAAAGTAATTTGGTTTTGCTTCAGTGGCAGCTTATTAGCTCTTGCAGATATGCTGGCAGAGATGTTGGATTGATTCAGAAATCAGAACACCATGAGGGAAAAACTGATGTGTTCACAGTGTGCTGCAAAAGTTTGAAGCTTTCGCAATGTcggtcttttgtttttcctgaaatTTTCCCTGGAGATCAGTGAGTCAGTCATGACTCCCTGTGAACTCACTTTCTGTGAGATATAATATGAACACATACGAACACACCCACAAAAATTTGGGGTGACACATCCCAGTGTATCATTATAATAAGGGTGCAGCCCTGGTTTCCTCTTGTCTCATGTCACCTGCTTCTGTGAGGGTCTGTGGAGGACAGATATCTGATGAGCTCTCTGTGTCTTAATGAAAGGCAGCCACATAGCTACTCTGTCACTGTTGCTGAGGCTTTGGACTGATCTGAGATCTGCCAGGCAAGAACACAGCCATCTGACGACAACACCAGTCAGCCAGCCATAAGCCATTACTTTGCTTTCTTTATCTTTAAAGACTAtacagacagaggaagagttAAAgtgagagggaaacagagagatCAACACACCTCAGAGCGAAGGAAAACTGGATTCAAGGCTCATGCCTTTTTATCTCTGCCTCTGTTCCCTAAAGTGTCTCTCCTGTATAATTTAGCTGGTCCAGATTTAGGGCTTGGAAAGACTGAGGGCGTTCCTCTGGCAAGTGGGGCTAAGCATGGGGCTAGTAGTGGAGTGGCGTTGAATTGAAACTGCCTTCAGTCTCTAGAGGGAGAGGTTAGGGCAGCTGTTCTCCAGATGTCAGACTATCAAGCCCTAGATtgtctgatgtgtttgtgtggggtcTGCCATAGTCAACATATGAGGACACATTCTGGACTTCAGACCTTCCTTGATTGTGGATGAATTAGGGGGAAAATGTGTACCAGCATTACCAGTTAAGCTTAGGTGAAGGTTAGGCCATGTATCATTTATAGTTAATGATAGGGTGACCCTTCAGGGTAAGCCAATACCATATGTAAATGAGCTCAGCTAACCCATGTACACGCATCTGTAGTCAATGATTTTAACGACCTGTGAAGAACACAAAACAAGTGTCACAGCCACCGCAGCCTAATGAAAACCAGCTAGACTCAGACAGACTTTACAATGTTATTATAATCACATTTATTTCCAAGTACATGTTTAAGTTCTGCTTGGATCTATTTTCCCACAATCTTTATGTGTTTTAGTGACAAGATTGCTGTCTTTTTTCAGTATGTATGCCTTGTTGAGAATAATTAGACACACATTAACTTGAAAGGGCAAATATCAGACTGGCAACTTGGCTGTAATAAATTCAAATGATTGGAGTTCCTTTTTCCCTTTGCATTTGAGTCCTGGCACACTACTGCAGTTTGAATGTAGATATCCTAACATACAGTACTGTTCTAAAGTTTTAGGCatacacaggggatgcttttaatataaattacataaatagtttttaatttctcaattaacttcatacaaaatGCAGTAAAGGGCACAAACCAGCAGTAGGTCTTCTTCAGTGTGACCTgtgcacagtttctcctggtactttgcagcaccttgaaGAAGCTGCTGGATTTCGTCTGTAGATTCAAGCTGTCCCATtatcttctgtctcttcatatgatcccagactgactccacactcaTCAGGGCTCTGTgaggtcagaccatctgctgcaggaatcctggttcttcttgcctctgaaaatagttcttcataaACTCTaatgggttctttatgggcctGTTgccctgcacaatgaacctgggatcaatcaggcACCTGATTATGTTGCGTGATAAGAATTTAAAACAGCTAAAGTGCCtcaaacatctgcacagtaTTGTATATGACTGAGCTCTATGGATCTATATGGTATGGCTGTAATTGTGGTGGTTGAAGCACAATATCTGTTCATGCTATGGAGACAGAACTGAGGCAATCACTAGCTATAGAAAGTCACTAGCTATAGAAATCTAACTGCATGTGCATCACAAAGTTCCTCATTGGTGGCACTTATTGACAGATTTTTCTCCAGTCTGCCACTGAAGCTAAATTTAACTGAGTTTTTCTTGGCTGCTGATTCCCAGACAGTTTCTACAGGCATGCCTGACAGCTGGCATGGAAAATAGACATTAAAGACAAAGTATGTGCTAGCATTGCAAAATCACATCACGTCAGCTGTCGTAGGCACAGTGTAAGTTATAACTTGTTATATGGGTTTGCAGTAATTGTGTCAATATGCAGTGTGTGGCTTTTGCAAACCACAGCATTCCTCTCTTGccctgtgttgtgttttcaatAGCTTTTGCTAGTTCAGAGTTTAATTTAAAGTTGTGCctgaaaaaaacatctgtccTTTTAGAGCGTGATTGGTCAGTCTTTCCATCCTGAATTACACACTTTTGTTTATGCTGCAAAGTTCTCAGCAGTATGATTCATATACTTTGGACCCATTGTTTGGggataaacacataaacatgtttgCCCAGGAGTTTACAAAGTGGATTTGTAGTCTAGCACACAGCTATTACACTCCCTCAGACCTGTCAAAACAGAAGGACCCATATGTGTGTTCTTTTCTCTTAACTGTTGACCGATGGTTGGGTGGGGTTATGTTTTAGCTTTTACTGCAAACCAGATGAACTTTGCCTGCAAAAAAATAGGAGCTGCAAGGGGAAGCTGAATAAAAATTTCAGCTTCCCCTTTAAGAGGCTGAAACTACTCTGTTACATTAGTCGGTGTGCCAGAAGCCTCTGATTCCTGTCTGCTGGCTGCATGATTTCCTGTGTGCCTCTTtttaacatgtgaaatgaaaccATGGTTCATCCTGCAAGCTTATCTACCTGTATGCAGAAAATTATGGTTTACTCCAGAAGTTTAAACCAACATATATATCACCATATATTATTGTCTACATACAAGATGTGTCAGTTCGCCTTGTGACTGGGAGGGTTACTCTGGAGCTTGCGGACTCTTGCTGGTAATGTTTTGCTCCAGTTCTGTAAACTCAGAGTTATATAAAAGATTTATATAGAAATGCACTATGCCTTTAACTTAGATTGTTGGAAATCAGTGTATTTTAGCCCTGATTTAATAAGGCAGTAACTAATTACAGTGACTGTGCTGTCTTGTAGGTGTAGCATTTGAGTAAATGAGAGAATAAAAGGCAAGTCCAGCATCTGTATAAGATCTGCCTATTCACTTAAATGATGCAATAACTGAAGCAACAAAACTGGGTCTTACCATAATAAAATGTACatgaaatatcaaaacaaaggcaaaataaaacaaaagcagtaatTGATATTACTAGTATTTATAGCATCATCATCACATTCATTCTCcattattatataaaaataataggTTGAAGTTAAACTTGACAACTGCCATAACGTTTCACAGTATGCACTCCAAATGTACATCTATGTTTTTAGGTTAGGAAGTCATTTTGGCGTAGTTAATATTTTAAGGATTATTGTGTTAAACACTAGTCAGTCAGACAGTTGGTTTAAAGTTTCTGAAGCAGCccacaataaaacaatattctgttattttatttgtctgtatattttctgtttggggtttatttttctgtctctgttagGGGTTATTTGTAGAATTATGTGTGATCATCCAAGTGCTATTTTATTTGTTGATCATCTTTGAATtattgaaaatggaaaaatgagtatTTCCTTTGTAGTCATCTGCCTCATCACTTGTCTTCTCTCaaacttgtgttttctttatataAGCCACTTCAAAGCCAATTGGAATTTGATTTGCTGTGTTACTCCTAGGTTATATTAATGCATGTAAAGATACATTTTCTTTGGAAACTCTTGACTCACAGTTTTCAGACTATATTCTCAGGCCAGTGCTTTGAAATCATGCCTTGAGTAAACTCAACTCGTGAATTGCCTTTGACAAGCACTGTTAATTTAGTTGTGTAAGATTGCTGACACAAAGCCAAAGCTGTGTTGGTGAGATACTTCAAACTCATTTATGCTGAGGCAAAAAATGTGAGAATAATAAGTGTTTCTCTTCAGCATATTTCCCTCTCACTCCCTCTATCAGTAGCACAGGATGCTTTAGTTGTCTGTGCTGCTACTGTGCTATTTAAAGTTTGCAAC of the Mastacembelus armatus chromosome 11, fMasArm1.2, whole genome shotgun sequence genome contains:
- the tgfbr2a gene encoding TGF-beta receptor type-2 isoform X2; this encodes MELLRFLAFWCGTMFFGSVLLEEAEASVMKIKRLCKFCDVQATSCTGKGSCKVECTITAICPNDEDVCVSIWRKKDDNVTFDTVCHHPAQKLYGLVLEDYNNSKCEMKERKGMGTQFFICSCSEDECNENVLFNQNMESQVVAVILVSLVPLLVMAIFIITFFYCYRVYWQRQARPGRKKVPPLDFSEDDEDDEGSESSSTHANNLNHNTELLPIELDVQVGKGRFAEVYKAKLKQGSSVSEEQGFETVAIKIFPCEEYTSWKNEKDIFSDADLRHENVLHFLTAEERKVQASGRRQYWLITAYQPRGNLQEYLTHHVINWHDLWLLGSSLARGVAHLHSDRTPCGRYKVPIAHRDIKSSNILVKSDLTCCLCDFGLALRLDNSLSVDELANSGQVGTARYMAPEVLESRINLENIESFKQADVYSMALVLWEIISRCSAIGEVKEYEPPFGNLREHPCVESMKDSVLRDRGRPEIPNSWLNHTGVQVVCASIEECWDHDPEARLTAQCVAERFADMEYLDKMSDCSDSEEKIPEEIFVVDEK
- the tgfbr2a gene encoding TGF-beta receptor type-2 isoform X1 yields the protein MELLRFLAFWCGTMFFGSVLLEEAEASVMKIKRLCKFCDVQATSCTGKGSCKVECTITAICPNDEDVCVSIWRKKDDNVTFDTVCHHPAQKLYGLVLEDYNNSKCEMKERKGMGTQFFICSCSEDECNENVLFNQSPSDMESQVVAVILVSLVPLLVMAIFIITFFYCYRVYWQRQARPGRKKVPPLDFSEDDEDDEGSESSSTHANNLNHNTELLPIELDVQVGKGRFAEVYKAKLKQGSSVSEEQGFETVAIKIFPCEEYTSWKNEKDIFSDADLRHENVLHFLTAEERKVQASGRRQYWLITAYQPRGNLQEYLTHHVINWHDLWLLGSSLARGVAHLHSDRTPCGRYKVPIAHRDIKSSNILVKSDLTCCLCDFGLALRLDNSLSVDELANSGQVGTARYMAPEVLESRINLENIESFKQADVYSMALVLWEIISRCSAIGEVKEYEPPFGNLREHPCVESMKDSVLRDRGRPEIPNSWLNHTGVQVVCASIEECWDHDPEARLTAQCVAERFADMEYLDKMSDCSDSEEKIPEEIFVVDEK